GTCAACGCATCCTGCAACTGTGCTTTAACCCGCTCCGCCCCGCCTGGATACTGCGCGCAATCGGGTAACGGCGCAGCGGGCAGACCATCTCGCGCCGCATGGAAGTCCAACAACAGGGGGGCGATGGGATGTTGATAGGGGGTACTGGAGATTTCGATCTGCCCCGTCTGGGCTAGCGCGCGATAGCGTGGCAAAAGACCGGTAATCGTCTCTCCCAAACACTGCAGGAGGGCACTACGGTCGGCAAAGTCGAAGCCACTGCCCTTGGCCATGAGCCGCTGTATGAGCGAGCTGCGCCGACGCAAGGTCTCCCCCGTCCAGGCCAAGTGGTACCAGACCACAAGATCGGCAAGATATTGTACGGACAGATAATCGCCCATCTCCGCAGCATCCTGGCGAATGAATTGCCAGAGATCATACAGTCGCCGATACGCGGGAAAGGGATTGAGCATGTGCTCGGGATCCAAGCGAAAACACTGTTCGAGCAGTGCATGGCGCAGCGTGACGTCGAGGGTTTTCAGGTTCGGCGTGGCCAAGGCCAGCAGCAACGGATCGCGGAACTCCTGGCGCTGAAATTGGGCACTGTAATCGTCCAGTTGCTCCACAAGAACTGGAACAAAATTGAACACCGCCCGCGCCAGAGGGTTGTCCTCCAGATGCGCAAGCATATCCACGTAATCCTTACAGGCATGCAAATAGGTCCAGGGGAAGCGATACACGCCCTGGGCATCACGATAGTCAGGTTGATGCATGTGCCAGCAGAACACCACGTGCAACGATCGCGCCGGTGTCATGAGGCTATCTCACGAAGTGGAGTTGCTGACCGAGAGACTCCGGGGTAATCAGGGTCACCCCATTGGGCGTCCGATGGAAGCGCCGCGCATCCTCTTCCGGATCTTCTCCCACGACGAGGCCAGCGGGAATGATCGCACCCTTGTCGACGACCACCTTGCGCAGTCGCGTGCCTTCTCCCAAACGCACATTCGGCAGGATGACGGAATCCTCAACCAAGGTATGGCCATCATTGACCCGCACGTTGGAGAACAGCAGGGAGCGACGCACGGTAGCACCACTGATAATGCAACCGCCGGAGACGATGCTGTCGAGGGCCATGCCGCGCCGACCATCGTCATCAAAGACGAATTTGGCCGGCGGCAGTTGCTCCTGATAGGTCCAGATCGGCCAGCGGCTATCGTAGAGATCGAGATCCGGGGTCACATGGACGAGATCGATGTTCGCCGCCCAATAGGCATCTATGGTGCCCACATCGCGCCAGTAACAGCGATGGCTGTCGGAACCCCCCAGCCCGCTGGTCACACAACTGTGGCGGAAGCGATGCGCCATGACGCGATAGCGGGAGACCATATAAGGAATCAGGTCCTTGCCAAAATCATGCTCGGAGTGGCGATCATCGGCGTCACGGATGAGCTGTTCATAGAGAAAATCCGTATTAAAGACGTAAATGCCCATGCTCGCCAGCGCCTTCTCCGGGTGCCCCGGCAAGGGGCTGGGATCGGCGGGCTTTTCCGCAAAGCCGACGATCCGATCCTCATGGTTTACGGTCATCACACCAAAGGCGCGGGCCTCATGCAGCGGTACCTCAATGCAGGCGACACTCATATCCGCCTGGCTCTGCACATGTTCGGCAAGCATCTGGCCGTAATCCATGCGGTAAATATGGTCGCCCGCCAAGACAATGACATAGCGCGGCCGATGGGCGCGCAAGATATCGATGTTCTGAAAGATGGCGTCGGCGGTACCTTTGTACCAACCGGTGTTCATCCGCTGCTGCGCGGGGAGGATTTCGATAAATTCACTGAATTCACCGCGCAAGAAACCCCACCCCAACTGTAAGTGGCGAATCAAGCTGTGCGCCTTGTACTGGGTAAGGACACCGACGCGGCGGATACCCGAATTGATGCAGTTGGAGAGACAGAAATCGATGATGCGGAACTTGCCACCAAAAGGGACCGCTGGCTTGGCCCGCCAATCCGTCAAGGGCCCGAGGCGACTGCCACGTCCGCCCGCCAAGACCAGAGCCAAGGTATTTTTGGTGAGGTTGCTGACAAAACGCGGCGAATTGGCAACGCTAGCACTGACGGCTTCGGGCATAGAGGCAACTCCGGAGGCTGATGGCTCAAATGACTTCTCGAGTACAAGTACAGTATAGCGGTTCTGCCGAGGCTTCCTTCTTCCTGCTACTCTATAGAGGAAAGTACTCCATACGGGGTGAACGGGGCAAGCGGTCTGGAGCAGAAGGAAAAGGAAAGGCGCAACATGACAAACCATCGCAGTCCAGTGGGATTCTGGCAATTTACCCGCGAGTTTTTCCGCGATCCGCGCGGTATCGGTGCGCTATTTCCCAGCTCGCCCTTTCTTGCCCAGCGCATGGCTGGGTTGGTTCCAGCAGGCCCAGGGGCGGTGATTGAACTCGGTCCCGGCCTCGGGCCCGTCACCCGTGCCCTTCTGGAAGGCGGCATCAGCGCGGCAGACCTCGTTCTCGTTGAACGTTCGGCCAACATGGTCAGCCATTTGCAGCAGCAATTCCCCAAGGTAGAAGTCATCCACGGTGACGCTGCAGAACTGTCGACCCTGGTTGCGGGCCGCCTGCCTGCCCGCGCGATTGTCTCCAGCCTGCCACTGCGCACTATCCCGCCCCAGATCGTACAGCGTATATTGGCGGAATTTCCCAAATGTGCCCGCCCGGGGACCGCGTTCATCCAATTCACCTATCATCCCCTCAGCTCCTGTTCGGGCTTGAGCGCCCGCTTCGCACACAATCGGGCCAGCTACGTCTGGCGCAACCTGCCGCCGGCGCGGGTCGATCGCTTCCTCTTTGGCGATTGACCACCCAAACAAAAGCCCGGATCATGGCGGTTCATGAGAATTTCCCGTCGCCGCCGTTTCCATGCGAGCCGAACCCTTTGGCCGTGGCTCCGTCTTCCCGCCTCCCTCACTGCCGCATTGCGGCGCGCGTATGGCGCACCCCAGTGGCCGCGGGCCCACGTATTGGCTTGTGGACGTGGGCGCCCACGACGGGAAGAACGACAGGCCTTGGGGCTGGCGCGGGGCGCGTGGGTATTTTGGCGGGAGGTGGAGTTACATGGGACTGACCCGCAAAAGCCTGCAGTATGGGCACGTTCCAGCTTTCCCTTGCGCGCCATCAGTCAGGGTTTGCAGCCGCTGACACGACATGGCAGTCGACCCATCGGGAATACGCTGTTTCGCCACCGGCGCTTGCGACGCAGCCCAATTCAGATAAAGGTCAGCCCCGTCTTTGGTGGCAATCGCCGCTACCGCCGGAGCTCGGTCCTGCAACGGGGGGCACGGCGCATCTGGGTAGAAGAACATCTTTTACCCGACCTTCCGCGCTGGCGCGGACGCGGACGATGAGCTATCCTTGGCAGGAGGGCCTCTCTGCCTACGCTGCGTTGATGCGTATCGATCGCCCCATCGGCACCCTGCTCTTATTGTGGCCAACCTATTGGGGACTCTGGCTCGCCGCACAGGGAACACCGTCTCTCCAGCTGTTTCTGATTTTCACTCTAGGCACCTGGCTGATGCGCTCGGCGGGCTGCGTGATCAACGATTATTTCGATCGCGACTTCGACCGCCAGGTGGCCCGCACCCGCAATCGCCCCCTGGCCAGTGGGCGCATCCGTGCCCGCGAAGCGCTGCTGTTCTTCGTCATTCTCTGCCTGCTGGCGGCGGCATTGCTCCCCTTCCTCAATCGCCTGGTGTTCTATCTGGCCCTAGTGGCGGTCGTCATCAGCGCCAGCTATCCACTCTTCAAACGCTTTACCCATTTGCCGCAGGCCTTTCTCGGCCTCGCTTTTTCCTTCGGTATTCCCATGGCTTTTGCCGCCGTACAGGACCGCATCCCCGCTATGGCGTGGTGGCTGATGTTGGCCAATGCCTGTTGGGTGATTGCCTACGATACCGCCTATGCCATGGCCGACCGACCCGACGATCTGCGTGCCGGTATCCGCTCCACCGCCATTCTTTTCGGGCGCTTCGACTGGCTCGCCATTGCCGTGTTGGAAATCGTCATGCTGGCCATTTTGCTCGGCATTGGTCTGAGCTTGCGCTTGGGGTGGCCCTACTGGTTCAGCCTCCTTGGCGCAGGGGCGCTGTTCCTCTATCAACAGACGCTATTGGACGGTGACCGAGACAAGGCCTTTCGCGCCTTTCTGCACAATAATTGGGTGGGTCTCTGGATTTTCTGGGGCCTGGTGGCATCCCTGGGACATGCTTGAACGAAGAATCGTCAGATACTTATACACAGTCCAAACATTCCCCAGCGACTGCAGGCACAAATCAAGAGCTTAGAGATGATTTTGAAAAATATCATTATAAACAATGAATTAACGATGCCTATTTTGTAGGCATGAGGAAAAAGCGTAGATGACTCAGGGTCTTTGCCCCATTGAACCCATTTCACTCACAGACTTATCCACAGAAATTGTGGGCAACTGATGACGGATGATACAAACTGTATCGAAGTCGTGACGCTAACGCCCCTCGCGCAGCGTTTCAGCTATCGCTGCAGGACCCCGCTCCCCGAGCCGGGATGCCGTGTCCACGTACCTTTCGGGCGGGGCGAGCGCATCGCCATCGTCACCGGCAGCAGTCCCTGCCCTGAAGGTGTCCAGATCAAGGATGTCCGCACCGTCCTGGACCAGCAGCCACTGCTTCCCAAGGCCCTGCAAGCACTGCTCGAGTTCGGCAGCAACTACTACCATTATCCCCTGGGCGGCGCCTGGGCCACCGCCTTGCCGGCACGCCTCTGCCAAGGAGAACCCCTACCCACCCCGAAGCCAGAGCTGTGGAAACTGCGCAGCGATGCCACCCTCCCGCAGAGCGGTTGGGGACTGCGGCAAAGCGAACTGCTGCAACGCCTGCGGCGTGGCAATCTGCGCATGACAGAGCTTGGCAGTGGCGACCGACAGCGTATCCGCCAATTTCTCGCCGCGGGGTGGATAGAGGCAGCACGGGAATCGCCGCGCCTCCATGAAACTCCCCTGACTCTGCGTCCGGAACAACAGCAGGCGGTGGCGGCCATTCGCGCGGCGTGCGGTTTTCAACCCTTCTTGCTCGATGGCGTCACCAGTAGCGGGAAAACGGAAGTCTACCTCCAGTCCATGGAACCCCTGCTATTGGCCGGGAAACAGGTGCTGCTCCTGGTGCCGGAGATTGCCTTGATCGGCCAGACCTATGAACGGTGCGTCCAGCGCTTCGGCGCGACGGCGGTGGCTGTCTACCATTCCGGACAGGGTGATGCCGAGCGCCTGCGGGTCTGGGAGCGAGCGCGCAGCGGCAGCCTCTCCATCCTCCTCGGTACCCGCTCCGCCCTGTTTGTGCCGCTTGCTCGCCCTGGCCTGCTGATCGTCGATGAGGAACATGACCCCTCCTACAAACAGCAAAGTGGCTGGCTCTACTCTGCCCGCGATCTGGGCCTACGGCGCGCCCAACTAGAGGAGCTGCCCATCGTTCTAGCCTCCGCCACGCCGGCGCTGGAAAGCCTCTACAATCGCCAGTGCGGACGCTATGCGGATCTGCGCCTGCGTGAACGCGCGAGCGCCCAGAACATTCCGCAGATCGAGATCCTGCCCCTGCGCAAAAAACGTCTTCTGGGAGGGCTGGATCCATCCCTATTGAGCGCCTGCGCCGAAACCCTCGCCAGCGGCCAACAAGCCTTGTTTTTTCTCAATCGACGCGGCTATGCGCCTGCCCTGCTCTGCCACGATTGTGGCCATGTACCGCACTGCCGCCGGTGTAGCGCCCCCCTAACCTGGCACCGTCGCCAGGCGCGCCTGCGCTGCCATCATTGCGGGTGGGAAGCTCCAGTACCCCAGCGCTGTCCGAGCTGTGGCGGTGACGGGATGAATGGTATCGGGATGGGTACCGAAGGGCTGGAACAATTTCTCCAGGAGCGCTTTCCCAATATCCCGATCCTGCGCGTTGACCGCGATGAGGTCCACACCCCACGTCAGCTCGCCGAACGCCTGCAGGCAATCCGCTCCACCCGTCCCGCCATCCTGCTCGGCACGCAGATGCTGAGCAAGGGGCATCATTTCCCCGACGTTACCCTAGTGGGGATTGTCGATGTCGACCAGGGCCTTTACAGCGCCGATTTTCGCGCTGGCGAGCGCCTGGCGCAGACGGTGATTCAGGTTGCCGGTCGATCCGGGCGTGGAGACGCTCCCGGACGGGTGCTGCTACAGAGCCACCTGCCCGAGCATCCCCTCTTGCTT
The window above is part of the Acidithiobacillus acidisediminis genome. Proteins encoded here:
- a CDS encoding primosomal protein N' is translated as MTDDTNCIEVVTLTPLAQRFSYRCRTPLPEPGCRVHVPFGRGERIAIVTGSSPCPEGVQIKDVRTVLDQQPLLPKALQALLEFGSNYYHYPLGGAWATALPARLCQGEPLPTPKPELWKLRSDATLPQSGWGLRQSELLQRLRRGNLRMTELGSGDRQRIRQFLAAGWIEAARESPRLHETPLTLRPEQQQAVAAIRAACGFQPFLLDGVTSSGKTEVYLQSMEPLLLAGKQVLLLVPEIALIGQTYERCVQRFGATAVAVYHSGQGDAERLRVWERARSGSLSILLGTRSALFVPLARPGLLIVDEEHDPSYKQQSGWLYSARDLGLRRAQLEELPIVLASATPALESLYNRQCGRYADLRLRERASAQNIPQIEILPLRKKRLLGGLDPSLLSACAETLASGQQALFFLNRRGYAPALLCHDCGHVPHCRRCSAPLTWHRRQARLRCHHCGWEAPVPQRCPSCGGDGMNGIGMGTEGLEQFLQERFPNIPILRVDRDEVHTPRQLAERLQAIRSTRPAILLGTQMLSKGHHFPDVTLVGIVDVDQGLYSADFRAGERLAQTVIQVAGRSGRGDAPGRVLLQSHLPEHPLLLALQSGDYGTAAAQLLRERQQAGLPPLRALALLQAEAQRVEPVYAFLHAAQEYFQGSLDCSGPVPALLERRAGFHRAYLWLESTSRPLLQQVLGASMPQIPSLPGARRVRWSLDVDPQNF
- a CDS encoding class I SAM-dependent methyltransferase, with the protein product MTNHRSPVGFWQFTREFFRDPRGIGALFPSSPFLAQRMAGLVPAGPGAVIELGPGLGPVTRALLEGGISAADLVLVERSANMVSHLQQQFPKVEVIHGDAAELSTLVAGRLPARAIVSSLPLRTIPPQIVQRILAEFPKCARPGTAFIQFTYHPLSSCSGLSARFAHNRASYVWRNLPPARVDRFLFGD
- the ubiA gene encoding 4-hydroxybenzoate octaprenyltransferase produces the protein MSYPWQEGLSAYAALMRIDRPIGTLLLLWPTYWGLWLAAQGTPSLQLFLIFTLGTWLMRSAGCVINDYFDRDFDRQVARTRNRPLASGRIRAREALLFFVILCLLAAALLPFLNRLVFYLALVAVVISASYPLFKRFTHLPQAFLGLAFSFGIPMAFAAVQDRIPAMAWWLMLANACWVIAYDTAYAMADRPDDLRAGIRSTAILFGRFDWLAIAVLEIVMLAILLGIGLSLRLGWPYWFSLLGAGALFLYQQTLLDGDRDKAFRAFLHNNWVGLWIFWGLVASLGHA
- a CDS encoding chorismate--pyruvate lyase family protein, which produces MRISRRRRFHASRTLWPWLRLPASLTAALRRAYGAPQWPRAHVLACGRGRPRREERQALGLARGAWVFWREVELHGTDPQKPAVWARSSFPLRAISQGLQPLTRHGSRPIGNTLFRHRRLRRSPIQIKVSPVFGGNRRYRRSSVLQRGARRIWVEEHLLPDLPRWRGRGR
- the glgC gene encoding glucose-1-phosphate adenylyltransferase, which encodes MPEAVSASVANSPRFVSNLTKNTLALVLAGGRGSRLGPLTDWRAKPAVPFGGKFRIIDFCLSNCINSGIRRVGVLTQYKAHSLIRHLQLGWGFLRGEFSEFIEILPAQQRMNTGWYKGTADAIFQNIDILRAHRPRYVIVLAGDHIYRMDYGQMLAEHVQSQADMSVACIEVPLHEARAFGVMTVNHEDRIVGFAEKPADPSPLPGHPEKALASMGIYVFNTDFLYEQLIRDADDRHSEHDFGKDLIPYMVSRYRVMAHRFRHSCVTSGLGGSDSHRCYWRDVGTIDAYWAANIDLVHVTPDLDLYDSRWPIWTYQEQLPPAKFVFDDDGRRGMALDSIVSGGCIISGATVRRSLLFSNVRVNDGHTLVEDSVILPNVRLGEGTRLRKVVVDKGAIIPAGLVVGEDPEEDARRFHRTPNGVTLITPESLGQQLHFVR